Proteins encoded by one window of Antechinus flavipes isolate AdamAnt ecotype Samford, QLD, Australia chromosome 4, AdamAnt_v2, whole genome shotgun sequence:
- the S100A16 gene encoding protein S100-A16 translates to MAEDCYTELEQAIQVLVVNFYKYVPKHSLVRNKISKSSFRKMLQKELNHMLTDTGNRKAADKLIQNLDANHDGRISFDEYWTLIGGITSPIANLIRQQEQQTSG, encoded by the exons ATGGCTGAGGATTGCTATACAGAGCTGGAACAGGCAATCCAAGTCCTGGTGGTCAACTTTTACAAATACGTACCCAAGCACAGCCTGGTTCGGAACAAGATCAGCAAGAGCAGTTTCCGAAAAATGCTGCAGAAAGAACTCAACCACATGTTGACA GACACGGGAAACAGGAAGGCAGCTGACAAGCTCATCCAGAACCTGGATGCCAATCATGATGGCCGCATTAGCTTTGATGAGTACTGGACCTTGATAGGAGGGATCACCAGCCCAATTGCCAACCTCATACGCCAGCAAGAACAGCAGACCTCTGGCTAG